One genomic region from Jiangella sp. DSM 45060 encodes:
- a CDS encoding ABC transporter ATP-binding protein, whose product MRDLPYADPGIPDTRSRFRFLTWLARAQWRTLVVGGFFGVVWMVAQALIPWGIGHGIDGIVADDSGSTARWAVFVGGLGLLQALAGVMRHRASVANWLYAAFRVIQLVSRHTARTGPAVPKSMPTGEVVATVSSDSMHIGHMMEVVPRFVGAIVSYLVVAVIVLNTSVPIGLMVLIGVPLLVVAMGPLIRPLQERQRRQREALGDLTALGADTVGGLRVLRGIGGEKVFIRRYAERSETVRAAGVRLAGTQAILDAVLVLLPGIFLVLLTWVGARLVLRGDIEPGALVALYGYAFFLLMPVRTAGEMAFAATRAVVAARRVLAVLAVEREVPDTATDAPAAPAGVLVDDATGLRVEPGSLTMLVADEPGFTAALADRLGRLVPGNGVRLGDVPLDQLSIDEVRRRIVVSDPEPTLFTGSLRGGLDPYGRHDDAQLTTAMETASAGDVLETLREGLDATVEERGRSLSGGQRQRVALARVLVREPEVLVLVEPTSAVDAHTEAAIAGRLRDARAGRTTVVVTASPLMLAKADTVVWFDDGRLVATGSHDELMSTTPAYRRTVTREEDPE is encoded by the coding sequence GTGCGCGATCTTCCCTACGCCGACCCCGGCATCCCCGACACCCGCTCCCGTTTCAGGTTCCTGACCTGGCTGGCGCGGGCACAGTGGCGCACGCTCGTCGTCGGCGGCTTCTTCGGCGTCGTCTGGATGGTCGCGCAGGCGCTGATCCCCTGGGGCATCGGCCACGGCATCGACGGCATCGTCGCCGACGACTCCGGCAGCACGGCCCGCTGGGCGGTGTTCGTCGGCGGGCTGGGCCTGCTGCAGGCGCTGGCCGGCGTCATGCGCCACCGCGCGTCGGTGGCCAACTGGTTGTACGCGGCGTTCCGGGTCATCCAGCTGGTCTCGCGGCACACCGCGCGCACCGGGCCGGCGGTGCCGAAGTCGATGCCCACCGGCGAGGTCGTGGCCACGGTGTCCAGCGACTCCATGCACATCGGCCACATGATGGAGGTGGTGCCGCGCTTCGTCGGCGCCATCGTGTCGTACCTCGTCGTGGCCGTCATCGTGCTGAACACGTCCGTGCCGATCGGCCTCATGGTGCTCATCGGGGTGCCGCTGCTGGTCGTCGCCATGGGCCCGCTCATCCGCCCGCTGCAGGAACGGCAGCGCCGCCAGCGCGAGGCGCTCGGCGACCTCACCGCCCTCGGCGCCGACACCGTCGGCGGCCTGCGGGTGCTGCGCGGCATCGGCGGCGAGAAGGTGTTCATCCGCCGCTACGCCGAGCGGTCCGAGACCGTCCGTGCGGCCGGCGTCCGGCTGGCCGGCACCCAGGCCATCCTCGACGCCGTCCTGGTGCTGCTGCCGGGCATCTTCCTGGTGCTACTGACGTGGGTCGGCGCGCGGCTGGTGCTGCGCGGCGACATCGAGCCGGGCGCGCTGGTGGCGCTGTACGGCTACGCGTTCTTCCTGCTCATGCCGGTCCGCACGGCCGGTGAGATGGCGTTCGCGGCCACCCGTGCGGTGGTCGCCGCGCGGCGCGTGCTGGCCGTGCTGGCGGTCGAGCGCGAGGTGCCCGACACCGCCACCGACGCGCCGGCGGCGCCCGCGGGCGTGCTGGTCGACGACGCCACCGGGCTGCGGGTCGAGCCCGGCTCGCTGACCATGCTGGTCGCCGACGAGCCCGGGTTCACCGCCGCGCTGGCCGACCGGCTCGGCCGGCTGGTGCCCGGCAACGGCGTGCGGCTCGGCGACGTGCCGCTCGACCAGCTGAGCATCGACGAGGTCCGTCGCCGCATCGTGGTCAGCGACCCCGAGCCGACGCTGTTCACCGGCTCGCTGCGGGGCGGGCTCGACCCCTACGGACGCCACGACGACGCCCAGCTGACCACGGCCATGGAGACCGCGTCGGCCGGCGACGTGCTCGAGACGCTGCGCGAGGGCCTCGACGCCACCGTCGAGGAGCGCGGCCGGTCGCTGTCCGGCGGTCAGCGGCAGCGGGTCGCGCTGGCCCGCGTGCTGGTGCGCGAGCCCGAGGTGCTGGTGCTGGTCGAGCCCACCAGCGCCGTCGACGCGCACACCGAGGCGGCCATCGCCGGCCGGCTGCGCGACGCCCGCGCCGGGCGCACCACCGTCGTCGTCACCGCCAGCCCGCTCATGCTGGCCAAGGCCGACACCGTCGTCTGGTTCGACGACGGCCGGCTGGTCGCCACCGGCAGCCACGACGAGTTGATGAGCACCACCCCCGCCTACCGCCGCACCGTCACCCGAGAGGAGGACCCGGAATGA
- a CDS encoding PQQ-binding-like beta-propeller repeat protein → MRHPLLAAVLVAVALPLGAAPAAAVAPAAAAAEPVPLGAPLSDVNLIGGAVATTPDGVPTVYGVTNGEPARLTAADARTGEILLTTPLPGASSSYSVITLDGGDVYISANSNGHLYRLPWGAGAVEDLGQVAPGQTFAWDITEGPDGRVYGVTYPGARLYAYDPDTREYQDYGAVAADTQQGRTIASYGGKLYVGTMTRAHLVEVDPATGDQREIALPPASDPGNDLTSVFDVNVAGDRLYVRIGTDIKYAPLYEYDPATGTWGASLDTVAGLELPAPGPDGELYVMRTNTLTAWDPATGDVTPTSLRYEGRVYNYRGAGWADLGDPEWPGLTLTGFFWRGELWRYNPRTGRGEVARTEVPGEPIEIVSLEPATGGGVWAGGFLGGFAHVDTATGASRFNRFSQTEYLYDDGDSVWVGAYPDARGYRYDPDAAFNDPDYAPGPPGTPVNPVKLWDFKQHTANPQDRVFALLPLDDVVVAATGPKGSTFGGSVAVSDRATGETRFLDDLSPDRALTSLAASADGATVYAGTWVYGGTGSPDPVQSDGTVLAFDPVSGDVRWQVTPVPGAPAYVATTVDAAGRLWTLAGSALVELDPATGATLRTVQLGDPLPSGRKTWPHQAGIVETVPGADAVYVSVGGRLYCVYGATGAAEDLGAFAYSSFTVLDDGDLAMASGPELFRWTPPAVDAAPPAVEVGVAHVDGDWRPYLELTADDGAGLGVHEIAYRLDGGPWTTYTGPVRLRPGRHLVEVRVADRAGNVASVTERLEARPAFGR, encoded by the coding sequence ATGCGCCACCCGCTGCTCGCCGCCGTTCTCGTCGCCGTCGCCCTTCCACTGGGTGCGGCTCCCGCCGCGGCCGTCGCGCCCGCCGCGGCCGCCGCCGAGCCCGTCCCGCTGGGCGCGCCGCTGAGCGACGTCAACCTGATCGGCGGCGCGGTGGCGACCACCCCCGACGGCGTGCCGACGGTCTACGGCGTCACCAACGGCGAGCCGGCCCGGCTGACCGCCGCCGACGCACGCACCGGCGAGATCCTGCTGACCACGCCGCTGCCCGGCGCCAGCTCGTCGTACAGCGTCATCACGCTCGACGGCGGCGACGTCTACATCAGCGCGAACTCCAACGGGCACCTGTACCGGCTGCCGTGGGGCGCCGGCGCCGTCGAGGACCTCGGCCAGGTCGCGCCCGGCCAGACGTTCGCCTGGGACATCACCGAGGGCCCGGACGGCCGTGTCTACGGCGTCACCTACCCCGGCGCGCGGCTGTACGCGTACGACCCCGACACCCGCGAGTACCAGGACTACGGCGCCGTGGCCGCCGACACCCAGCAGGGCCGCACGATCGCCTCGTACGGCGGCAAGCTCTACGTCGGCACGATGACGCGCGCACACCTCGTCGAGGTCGACCCCGCCACCGGCGACCAGCGGGAGATCGCACTCCCGCCGGCTTCCGACCCGGGCAACGACCTGACCTCGGTGTTCGATGTCAACGTGGCCGGCGACCGGCTGTACGTGCGCATCGGCACCGACATCAAGTACGCCCCGCTGTACGAGTACGACCCGGCCACCGGCACCTGGGGCGCGTCGCTGGACACCGTCGCCGGGCTGGAACTGCCCGCGCCCGGCCCGGACGGCGAGCTGTACGTCATGCGCACCAACACGCTGACCGCCTGGGACCCGGCCACCGGCGACGTCACGCCGACGTCGCTGCGCTACGAGGGCCGCGTCTACAACTACCGCGGCGCCGGCTGGGCCGACCTCGGCGATCCGGAGTGGCCCGGCCTGACGCTGACCGGCTTCTTCTGGCGCGGCGAGCTGTGGCGGTACAACCCGCGGACCGGCCGCGGCGAGGTCGCGCGGACGGAGGTTCCGGGCGAGCCGATCGAGATCGTGTCATTGGAGCCGGCCACCGGCGGCGGCGTGTGGGCCGGCGGCTTCCTCGGCGGCTTCGCCCACGTCGACACCGCGACCGGCGCATCGCGGTTCAACCGGTTCTCGCAGACGGAGTACCTGTACGACGACGGCGACTCGGTATGGGTGGGCGCCTACCCCGACGCGCGCGGCTACCGCTACGACCCGGACGCGGCGTTCAACGACCCCGACTACGCGCCCGGCCCGCCCGGGACGCCGGTCAACCCGGTGAAGCTGTGGGACTTCAAGCAGCACACGGCGAACCCGCAGGACCGGGTGTTCGCGCTGCTGCCGCTGGACGACGTGGTGGTCGCGGCGACCGGGCCCAAGGGCTCGACGTTCGGCGGGTCGGTCGCGGTCTCCGACCGCGCGACGGGCGAGACCCGGTTCCTCGACGACCTCTCCCCAGATCGCGCGCTGACCTCGCTCGCGGCATCGGCGGACGGTGCGACGGTGTACGCGGGGACCTGGGTGTACGGCGGCACCGGCAGCCCCGATCCGGTGCAGTCCGACGGGACGGTGCTGGCGTTCGACCCGGTCAGCGGCGACGTCCGCTGGCAGGTCACGCCGGTGCCGGGCGCGCCGGCCTACGTCGCGACGACGGTCGACGCGGCCGGCCGGCTGTGGACGCTGGCCGGGTCGGCGCTGGTCGAACTGGACCCGGCCACGGGCGCGACGCTGCGCACCGTCCAGCTCGGCGACCCACTGCCGTCCGGGCGGAAGACCTGGCCGCACCAGGCCGGCATCGTCGAGACCGTGCCCGGCGCCGACGCGGTGTACGTGTCCGTCGGCGGCCGGCTCTACTGCGTGTACGGCGCGACCGGCGCGGCCGAGGACCTGGGCGCGTTCGCGTACTCGTCATTCACCGTGCTCGACGACGGCGACCTCGCGATGGCGTCCGGCCCGGAGCTGTTCCGCTGGACGCCGCCGGCCGTCGACGCCGCGCCGCCCGCCGTCGAGGTGGGTGTGGCGCACGTGGACGGCGACTGGCGACCGTACCTGGAACTGACCGCCGACGACGGAGCCGGCCTCGGCGTGCACGAGATCGCCTACCGGCTCGACGGCGGGCCGTGGACGACCTACACCGGGCCGGTGCGGCTGCGGCCAGGGCGGCACCTCGTCGAGGTCAGGGTGGCGGACCGGGCCGGCAACGTCGCGAGCGTCACCGAGCGGCTCGAAGCCCGGCCCGCGTTCGGGCGCTGA
- the guaA gene encoding glutamine-hydrolyzing GMP synthase encodes MAETSHDTVLVVDFGAQYAQLIARRVREARVYSEIVPHTMPVADLLAKNPKAIILSGGPSSVYAEGAPAVDPALFQAGVPAFGICYGFQAMARALGGTVAHTGRSEFGRTDLAVQVEGTLLQGVETGTKVWMSHGDSVTAAPAGFAVLAGTPDTPVAAFEDTARGLAGVQWHPEVLHSEHGQAVLQHFLYEIAGARPTWTMANIVDETVTAVREQVGGKRVICALSGGVDSAVAAALVQKAVGAQLTCVYVDHGLMRQGESEQVERDYVAATGVDLHVVDAADRFLTQLKGVEDPEEKRKIIGREFIRVFEQAARDIVAQAGEAGTEVEFLVQGTLYPDVVESGGGEGTANIKSHHNVGGLPDDLQFTLIEPLRTLFKDEVRAVGEELGLPAEMVWRQPFPGPGLAIRIVGAVDSERLAILRRADAIARAELTAAGLDREVWQFPVVLLADVRSVGVQGDGRTYGHPIVLRPVSSEDAMTADWSRLPYEVIERISTRITNEVREVNRVVLDVTSKPPGTIEWE; translated from the coding sequence GTGGCCGAGACCTCCCATGACACCGTTCTCGTCGTCGACTTCGGCGCCCAGTACGCCCAGCTGATCGCGCGGCGCGTCCGCGAGGCGCGGGTCTACTCCGAGATCGTCCCGCACACCATGCCGGTCGCGGACCTGCTGGCGAAGAACCCGAAGGCGATCATCCTGTCCGGTGGGCCGTCCAGCGTGTACGCCGAGGGCGCCCCCGCCGTCGATCCCGCGCTGTTCCAGGCCGGGGTCCCCGCGTTCGGCATCTGCTACGGCTTCCAGGCCATGGCGCGGGCGCTCGGCGGCACCGTCGCGCACACCGGGCGGTCCGAGTTCGGCCGCACCGACCTCGCCGTGCAAGTCGAAGGCACGCTGCTGCAGGGCGTCGAGACCGGCACGAAGGTGTGGATGAGCCACGGCGACTCCGTCACCGCCGCGCCGGCCGGGTTCGCCGTGCTGGCCGGCACGCCCGACACCCCGGTCGCGGCGTTCGAGGACACCGCGCGCGGGCTGGCCGGCGTGCAGTGGCACCCCGAGGTGCTGCACTCCGAGCACGGCCAGGCCGTCCTGCAGCACTTCCTGTACGAGATCGCCGGCGCCCGGCCCACCTGGACCATGGCGAACATCGTCGACGAGACGGTGACGGCGGTGCGCGAGCAGGTCGGCGGCAAGCGCGTCATCTGCGCGCTGTCCGGCGGCGTCGACTCCGCGGTGGCCGCGGCGCTGGTCCAGAAGGCCGTCGGCGCCCAGCTGACCTGCGTCTACGTCGACCACGGGCTCATGCGCCAGGGCGAGTCCGAGCAGGTCGAGCGCGACTACGTCGCCGCCACCGGGGTCGACCTCCACGTCGTCGACGCAGCTGATCGCTTCCTCACCCAGCTGAAGGGCGTCGAGGACCCGGAGGAGAAGCGCAAGATCATCGGGCGCGAGTTCATCCGGGTGTTCGAGCAGGCCGCCCGCGACATCGTCGCCCAGGCCGGCGAGGCGGGCACCGAGGTCGAGTTCCTGGTGCAGGGCACGCTGTACCCCGACGTCGTCGAGTCCGGCGGCGGCGAAGGCACCGCGAACATCAAGAGCCACCACAACGTCGGCGGGCTGCCCGACGACCTCCAGTTCACCCTCATCGAGCCGCTGCGCACGCTGTTCAAGGACGAGGTCCGCGCGGTCGGCGAGGAGCTGGGGCTGCCGGCCGAGATGGTCTGGCGCCAGCCGTTCCCCGGCCCCGGCCTCGCCATCCGCATCGTCGGCGCCGTCGACTCCGAGCGGCTGGCCATCCTGCGCCGGGCCGACGCCATCGCCCGCGCCGAGCTGACCGCGGCCGGCCTCGACCGCGAGGTCTGGCAGTTCCCGGTGGTGCTGCTGGCCGACGTCCGGTCGGTCGGCGTGCAGGGCGACGGCCGCACCTACGGCCACCCGATCGTGCTGCGCCCGGTGTCCAGCGAGGACGCCATGACGGCGGACTGGTCGCGGCTGCCGTACGAGGTCATCGAGCGCATCTCCACCCGCATCACCAACGAGGTGCGTGAGGTCAACCGCGTCGTGCTCGACGTCACCAGCAAGCCGCCGGGCACCATCGAGTGGGAGTGA
- a CDS encoding glycerophosphodiester phosphodiesterase family protein produces the protein MSDTPGLQRPLVVAHRGACGYRPEHTLAAYQLAVDLGADYLATDLQLTRDGVLVARHDAELSASTDVADRPEFAHRRRRGLVDGRELTGWFVDDFTLDEVRSLYARERIPELRPANQAYDGRLRVPTFDEIITLAVEGGRRRGRPVGLCPELKHPTYYAERGLSAEDALMAALLAFRLERGGVPVLVQCSEPTVLRRLAARTSVPLAQLVDSTGRPFDWERAGDGRRFVDLLTPTGLREVATYATVLAAHRSLVVPRDPEGRLGHPGRLVSDAHDLGMAVHAWTFRNENSFLPADRRRGSQAAGHGDALGEYEVFFGAGVDAVVTDHPDTAVGARDQAFGSRSRRSLLSDASSPARPIETSSTGMATSRPDSPSTS, from the coding sequence ATGTCGGACACGCCCGGGCTGCAGCGGCCCCTCGTCGTCGCGCACCGTGGCGCGTGCGGCTACCGGCCGGAGCACACGCTTGCCGCCTACCAGCTCGCCGTCGACCTCGGCGCCGACTACCTCGCGACCGACCTCCAGCTCACCCGCGACGGCGTCCTGGTCGCCCGGCACGACGCCGAGCTGTCCGCGTCCACCGACGTCGCCGATCGGCCGGAGTTCGCGCACCGGCGCCGCCGCGGGCTGGTCGACGGCCGCGAGCTGACCGGCTGGTTCGTCGACGACTTCACCCTCGACGAGGTCAGGTCGCTGTACGCGCGGGAGCGGATCCCCGAGCTGCGCCCCGCCAACCAGGCCTACGACGGCCGGCTACGGGTGCCGACGTTCGACGAGATCATCACGCTGGCGGTCGAGGGTGGCCGCCGCCGCGGCCGTCCGGTCGGACTGTGCCCGGAGCTCAAGCACCCCACCTATTACGCCGAGCGGGGACTGTCGGCGGAGGACGCGCTGATGGCGGCGCTGCTGGCGTTCCGGCTGGAGCGCGGCGGCGTCCCCGTCCTCGTCCAGTGCTCCGAGCCGACGGTGCTGCGGCGGCTGGCCGCGCGCACGTCGGTGCCGCTGGCGCAGCTGGTCGACAGCACCGGCCGGCCGTTCGACTGGGAACGCGCCGGCGACGGCCGCCGGTTCGTCGACCTGCTCACCCCGACCGGGCTGCGCGAGGTGGCTACGTACGCGACGGTGCTGGCGGCGCACCGGTCGCTGGTGGTGCCGCGCGACCCGGAAGGGCGGCTGGGCCATCCGGGCCGGCTGGTGTCCGACGCTCACGACCTCGGCATGGCGGTGCATGCCTGGACGTTCCGGAACGAGAACTCGTTCCTGCCGGCCGACCGGCGCCGCGGCTCGCAGGCGGCTGGCCACGGCGACGCGCTGGGGGAGTACGAGGTGTTCTTCGGCGCCGGGGTGGACGCTGTGGTCACCGACCACCCCGACACCGCGGTTGGGGCCAGGGATCAGGCCTTCGGGTCGCGCTCGCGGCGCAGCTTGCTCAGCGACGCCAGCAGCCCGGCGAGGCCGATCGAGACCAGCAGTACCGGCATGGCGACCTCGAGGCCGGACAGTCCCAGCACGTCGTAG